A single Anopheles arabiensis isolate DONGOLA chromosome 2, AaraD3, whole genome shotgun sequence DNA region contains:
- the LOC120898337 gene encoding cyclin-dependent kinase 5 homolog — protein MQKYEKLEKIGEGTYGTVFKGKNRDTLEIVALKRVRLDEDDEGVPSSALREICLLKELKHKNIVRLYDVLHSDKKLTLVFEHCDQDLKKYFDSLNGEIDPDVVKSFMYQLLRGLAFCHSHNVLHRDLKPQNLLINKNGELKLADFGLARAFGIPVKCYSAEVVTLWYRPPDVLFGAKLYTTSIDMWSAGCIFAELANAGRPLFPGSDVDDQLKRIFKLLGTPEEENWPGITQLSDYKPFPLYPPTTSWSQVVPRLNSKGRDLLQKLLVCRPLLRLSAEQAMSHPYFTEN, from the exons ATGCAGAAGTACGAAAAGCTCGAGAAAATCGGCGAAGGTACGTACGGTACCGTGTTCAAGGGTAAGAACCGGGACACGCTCGAAATCGTCGCTCTGAAGCGGGTCCGGCttgacgaggacgacgagggTGTGCCGAGCTCGGCGCTGCGCGAAATCTGTCTGCTGAAGGAGCTGAAGCACAAAAACATCGTCCGGCTGTACGACGTGCTGCACTCGGACAAGAAGCTAACGCTCGTGTTCGAGCACTGCGACCAGGATCTGAAGAAGTACTTCGACAGCCTGAACGGCGAGATCGACCCGGACGTGGTGAAAAGCTTCATGTACCAGCTGCTGCGCGGGCTCGCCTTCTGCCACAGCCACAACGTGCTGCACCGGGATCTGAAGCCGCAGAACCTGCTGATCAACAAGAACGGCGAGCTGAAGCTGGCCGACTTTGGGCTGGCCCGCGCGTTCGGCATACCGGTCAAGTGCTACTCGGCGGAGGTGGTGACGCTGTGGTACCGGCCGCCGGATGTACTCTTCGGTGCCAAACTGTACACGACCAGCATCGACATGTGGTCGGCCGGGTGCATCTTTGCGGAGCTGGCGAACGCGGGCCGGCCCCTCTTTCCCGGCTCCGATGTCGACGATCAGCTGAAGCGAATATTCAAGCTGCTCGGTACGCCGGAGGAGGAGAACTGGCCCGGCATTACGCAGCTGTCCGATTACAAACCCTTCCCAT TGTACCCACCGACAACGTCCTGGAGCCAGGTGGTGCCGCGTCTCAACTCGAAAGGGCGCGATCTGCTGCAGAAGCTGCTCGTCTGCCGTCCACTGCTGAGACTCAGCGCCGAACAGGCCATGTCCCATCCGTACTTTACCGAAAACTGA